The sequence below is a genomic window from Sparus aurata chromosome 6, fSpaAur1.1, whole genome shotgun sequence.
AGGAGGACACCATTGACAGATAGCACTTAGAAGGCTGCCTGTGAAGCCCTGGTCTATAACTTAAATTTGTTAAAGTGGCTCCTTGTGCCGCTCCATACTTAAAGAAATGACTTTTGCGAGGGAAAATAAACCAAAAGACTGACCCTGTAGCCCACAGCTGTAATATGTGTAGATCTTGTGCAAATCTATGATACAAGTCCTGATTTTTCTGTCCGAAATAACTTTAGAGACAACAAGTAAGTTGAGCAGAGTTTGTCATTATGCTGAATTGATTCTGACAGATGCACAAAACAGCCAGTCTGCTGCAGAGACTGACTGTTCGACAGAATGCCACAATCAAAACAACCAGAGATAGAACTGGCCAAAATTTAATTTATCTCCATTTgccttgaaaaaataaaatggggCCCCATTTTTTCCAACACAGACATGTCAACACCAGCTGAATATACGCTCAGTTTCCACTTCATTACGTATGTCTGTACAATCTAATACAAGCCCATACAACTGTACTGCCATAAAGTCTATTTTTATGATGCCTTTTTagttaggtttttttttgtagaggGGTTAATTAAATGCAGCACTGATGCTGTAGTTACTGGTGGTGTCTCACTTCATTACAGACTTCATTACACTGAGGTGTGACTTGTGTCATAAATGGGGAAGCTAAAAATTAGAAACACAGCTCAATATTATGAGTCCAGTAAAACACaaccttcaaaaaaaaaaaaatggtgcagtatgtaagaattgaccacTTGTTGAATTCTTAAATCTCAACCAATAGGGGGCAGAATGTCACCAAAGTAACCACTCACTTTTAGCTAGCTGGCTCAGCAAGCTGTGCAGCTTGTGATCCAGTTTGGGAGCACCAggaaagtgttggtgtttacactgttgGCACACATTTGGACCAAAATTCTTAAGTATTGCAGTGAACATATCATCTTATTTACACATCACCACAAACTTCATGAAGATAGATATTGTGACAGGTGTACCAAATAAAGTGGCCACTGAGTGTATATGTCAGACCAAATGGCTGCGAAGGGGCCAACCTCTCCAAAAGTTGGGAGTCAGCACCTTCCACTTGTTGTTTCTCAGGGTACAGTGTCCCAGTTCTTCTTCAGTGTTTACCGTTTCTACATGAAATGAGACATAGTTTATTCCAGTATTAATGTCTCCTGCAATTGAGCTCCAATCAGGAATTGTACTCCGTGGATGCAGTACCAGAAAAGTATTTAATTTTTGGCAAACATTCTAACACAGGTTTGTAAACAACTTTTcccttgaaaatgaaataaaaacttttCATTGAAGCCGTTCGTCCACCCACCAAACTAAATTGgtataaatgttgaaaaaaagttAAGAAAAATGCTACTCTGGAATCTTTCACTGCTCTGCAGAAATTAAactgaaaatcaaaaaatatTTGACATAACACAGATTCATCCTCTGGTGGATGACAAACTTTGGCCTCTctctaaaaacagaaacacagaccgTTTGCCGCAGGATAAAGATGAAGAGGTGGGCGCAGTCCTTTCCAGGGTCTAGACGTGAACCATTCTGGAAAAAATAAGGATCTTCTATATCTCCTCAATATAGATTAGGTACTGTTACTCCAGCCAGGTTGATCCTGAGTGCTCTGGCTGGTCAAACACTATAGcagctttttttgtttatttttcatatttctcactttttctccacatttctatgtttttctttcacctgTCACTCCACATAATGCACAACCATACAAACATACACCCTCATACGATTTGTAACACTCCTTCCAGACTTGACATCCCTTCCTTTCtccatgcacacacgcacatacacacacacacacgtacacaacCTGTTTCCAGGCAGTTATAGTTCCTTTGTGTAGCCTGTGGACCCTAAGGGTCGGCCTGACTCGGCATGTCCGAGTGTAAACACCTTAAGGCACCCATAATGCACCGTGAACACTAAACACTGTTGGTGCGGGGGAATACTGCCCCCATTGACAGGGGATCATACACCTTTAGTTACCCCACCCTTACCACCCCATGTCGCCATTACAACTAAATTTACAATCCATGCACACGTACAGTTGTTGCTTCTCAATTAGCTTAAGTGATTTCTCCGGCCCGTCTCATTTCCTCCCTACTCAGCCTCAAATTCAGCAATGACAGCAATGTGCTGAAGCAAAGTTATCCAGTACAGCTTTTatgaaaagagaggaaatgagGCAGGAGAGACATCTTTGCCAAGTGAGATTACATAATGGATCTTGCGTGCAAAATGGCTTCACAAAGTCAGAACACATAAGGCCCGCGGTaatttttttgcattgttttcaaCAAAAGATAAACAATATATCATCTGCGGACTCTTCCTTTGCACTACGAGTCCCAAAATAAATAgatctccctcttttttttttttttttaacttaaatacattgttaatattttctgtgatgctcaaaaatactttttttttgttcttttttttgcctgaaGATAAAGTCCTTCAAAAGGTTAGAAGAGTTGAAGTTTTCCCCCAAACCCATTCACACATGCAGGCAGCCCCTTCCACTTGTCCAGTGGCATGAAATTCCACAGGAGCTcattgagaaaaaataaaataaaagagaaagcaAAAGATGGGGGGGAGTCAAAGTGGATTTTCAAGATTGCAGGCAACAATGAAGCCAGTGGAATCAAAGATCGGAAAAGAAGGAAGGAATGAAGAAGGATGATGGAAAAGGAAATGGGAAGGGAAAAAGGTGGGAGGGGTGGCTGTTGTGCAGGCAGTAACTGAAGGGGTGTTAAATAACAGCCAGTTGGACACCCCCTCCTGGTTCGTCACTCCGTTCTCAATACTGATCAGTGAAGACGTGTACTGTGCTCTCAGCACCAGGACTGGGCTCTGCGCTGGTCAAAATCAGCTATTAGCCGCTTGATGTGGGCCAACTTGTTGTGCAGGTACTCGCAGCGCTGTTTCTCCTCATGGTAGTTTGGGCTGcgctgtaaaacaaaacaaagcacatACAATTAATATCAGACTCAAGCTGTCGTGCCAACAGCAACTCCTGCTGTGGTTGAGAAACAACATCCGATGGTTGTGGCCGATAAAAATGTCTGTATCAGATATACTGCAAATCTGTCAACACTTACTTGTTTCATCTTTTTGTACTCTTTCAAGACTTCTTCTTGCACCTTCTgtgaaattcaaaataaaaataaagagatcATGATCAATGAGGAGATCACGACTGAACTGTCATTTTTGGGTAATAACACATCACAACACTAATAACACATCATTCCCCATTTCTTGTGTAGTTGGACAATGTTGCACAATTCAGAAGTGTCTTTAACATTGTATTATCTGCTATAAACAAATTCATCAACAACCTGATGGGAAAACCACTACAAGGACTCAATGATACCACAAAGGTGCTTAACCAGCTGCCCTGTGAGTTCATGGAAATTATGGAATATGCTGTCTAACATGACTATCAGAATTATACAGTGTTGTGGCTTTAGATAAGAAACTAGCATGTGAACATGGCAACATCAACTTGAGTACACAGTGACCTGGTGTTCTTTGGTGCCAGGTGCCAGCTTCCGGCACTGGGCATCCAACTGAGTAAAGCGGCGGGTGATATTCTCCACACGGGCGTGTAGCAGGCGGTACTCATCATACTCTGCATTGAAGTCATCCTTGTAGCCTTGTCGCTGGTCCATGGACACCAATGGTATGTACTTCCTGTAAACAAAGGAAAGTAAATATATCATTTAAGAAATGATGGTTTTGTAAACACCCTGTTTAACGAGTCAAATGGTTAAAAATTGAAATGAGactcctggaaaaaaaagggggtcaTGCTGTGGGAGAATAGAAATTTTGAGGTATAGCAAATTTACTCACACTACATAGTCAGGCATCTCAATTGTGGAGGAGAATTCGGTGGATTGGACTGGCTTCTCTTTATCTGAAGAGTCTgcgaagaaagaggaagaataTAAATACAGCACCGACAATCCAGAATACACATTATCAATGCTCCTGCAAGCCAGTGGCcagtaaaaaatttaaataagaGCTCCTGGATTATCAGCAATTATTCAAGCAAGTACTAGCATATATTTGACAAGACTTCAAGAAAGATGCCAACACAACATTGTCAACTTCAAGGAAAACCAGAACTAAGGACAGCAGAGCAAAGAGAAGCTTAGATCAATGCCTCAGCATGTTCAGACAACATCCAGTGCATGAGCATAATCAAAGATCAAACTATGATTGGGCGGCTGTAAGAGACAAGGCAGAgataaacactgaaacaaagtgAATAACAACACAAAGTCTGAAAGATAAAACTGGCTGGAGGCTGGAAACTTGGACAGAGGAGGCATGTGAGTCACAAGACATTAAAAGGCAGCTTGAAGCGAgagaccagacacacacacaaactcttttTTACACACTGTAGTTGCCAATGAAGCGGGGTTCTGTAAGTTTGACTCAGATTGAAATGTAATGTTGATTTGCCATTGCTCTCAACattttattactattttatAACTGAAAGTGTCTTCATTTATTGTCTTAATATGTTTTATTCTCAAAGACATGTTTGACTAAGCAAATATGGCTCCATTACCTCTGTCTAAATAGTACTTGAATTATGTGCATGTCAATAACAATCTGTATTACTACTAGTAGTACTCTGAAGAGTCAGGTTTTCTCGAAAACATTGAGCTGCTGTACTTCATTTatggccactagggggcaggATAACTACAAATCAAACGAATAAAGCCTGGTGTCAGCAAACAATTATGTGTTTCAGCATCTAGCAGACAGAGCAATATTTTTCGTTTCACAGGGCTTTTACACAACTGAACGCATCTTTGTAGGAAAAGACTGAGCGCTACTCACATCAATGAAAATAACTGTGTTGTAATAAACATTGCACAATAccaggaccccccccccccccgccaggCTTAttgaagttgtgtttttgtaatttttttaaatgtttttaatttgcacTGAGCATCTACTTATTTTCCCGACCAACTCCTGGGAAAAATGCCTACATTTGGCAGCTGCATGTGTGACCCTTGTCAACTACATCTGTCTGCCATTCGATGGGCAAGTAGCCTACAGTACATATAACAAAGCCTTTATGGTAACAACAGTTTACTCTTATGGAAGAGTGGGGGCTCttaaatcaacaacaacaataaactaCATGAGGCTAAACTGCTCCCCATAACTGCTGCCAACTCTCTCTGAGTTTGACACAATGAACAATCTCTTCTCCATTCTATTTATAGTTAAATTTATTTATATCAGCACAGGATTAAATTAAGTTAATAGATCTTAAAAGATGCCCCCTTAACTGAATTACAACATAGTGATTCAGTAATTGACTAAAGAAATTATTGCGATGTGAAGTGATGTGATGAAAAGTGCTGCCTGAGAGCATCCGATTTCActtgaaaagtgtgtgtgtgtgtgtatgtgtgtgtgtgtggaccatAAAAACTCTGGTTTGGTCATTTAAGTTTCAAATTGTCGTTGATCAGTGAAGCTGATAACACATTTGAGAGAAACAAACCTTTAGCTTTGTGAGGATTCTTATCGATAACTTCTCTGCTGTCTTCCTCAGCACCGCGTCTCTTTTTGACTCGACGAGTCTCTTCAGCCTGCTCTGCTATGTTGGGAGGACTTCTGCTGCCACTTTCCGTCCGtttccctttctccctctctcgaTCCTTGTCTTTGTGCTTcttggatttctttttaaacttcTTGTTGGTACTGCTGGACAAAGAAGGGCTGGTGATGACAGTGGAGGTAACTGTGAGTGAggtgacaggaggaggaggaggaggaagaaggggaggaggaggaggaggagggctgggaGAAGCGGCTGGTCTGGGGATAGGGACGGGGACAGGATGCCGATAACGGTCCTGCGGGTTCCTATCAGAGGCAAAGGGGCTAGGTGACGGGTCTCTGCAGGAGGAACTCTGGTCCATGGGCAGGTCCTGGGTGCCACAGCCCTCCGGGGTGCTGGGTGAGTTGGAATTAGAGGCCGGGCTGGGCTGCTGGTGAGAGGGTGCAGGAGGGTGGGACGAGATGGGAAGATGGGTGGGGGGGCCTGAGGCGACGTTGGAGGGTAGGGACGAGCGTTTAGAGCTGGGGCTGCCCTCGTCCTCACGGcggtcagaggaggaggaggatgaagatgcgACTGGCCCTCGGTTGCTGAGGTGGGAGATGCGGGCTTTCTTGGGTGCCAAAGGATCAATGAAATCAAAGTCTGGCTGGCGCTTctggaggaaaacacacagttttttgCTGAAAACCACATGCGTCATTGTTTGATGgttgtgtgtgttagtgtgcatCTGTTCAGTTACCTGGGGGGACATGGGTACACCGTCTTTGGGAGAACTGCTTGATGTGAGGGTCTCAGTAGGAAGACCTAATTTACTgttgaagaaagaaaagagtgtGTCAGCAGGGAGTGGTGTAACAGATAATATAGAGCAAGTCCTGCTTAAGAAATTGTACTTCTATAAAAACAATGGTTGTAGAGTTTCCTTATTTTAAACCCTCAGCTCATGTAGTACACAGGAAGTTATTATTTTCACGCCCTCTTCATTTtccttcaaacaaacagcagctggacATGTGCCAACAGAAAGAGAGTGCAAGCAAGAAAATGTGAATGTTCACAATGCAAGAATCTGCTTCACAAATGTGTAAAGAGAAAGGAAATGTAGTCAAATTGTTTATCAAGCCTCTGGGATACACACAAAATGGTGATTTCACTAAATGTAAACATGACTGTTAATTGTTTACAAAACTCCACAAAGTAGATTTAACTGGATACAATTTTCACTAAAAGGATCACAAAATCTGGAAAAACTTTTTGCTTTTGAAGACCAATTCAAAATAATGCAAATCTCATCTAGCCACAAGCCATTTTGTTATGCATGTCATATTTATATGAGAACAAGTAAATAACATGAATACCTAACAATATGAGGCAATCCAACATCAGAATAAATCTACGGCCATTAGACTTAGCTGATAAGGAACAATAAGACACAACTGTGTAGTTATAAAGTGTGTACTACATGAGCTATTGGTAGACTTTAAAAAGCTTCACTATTCCATTACCATTATCATTAAGTAGGTCACCCTCTGTAGAGTGTGTTACAATGTGTTCCAATGATGGCAAGTTTTGTACACAGATAACCCTGGGCAGAgaaaatttaaagaaacactgGGCGCCACtgtaactaaaaaaaaacatctgtccGACAACAGTCACTGCACACTGTGAAGGACTAAGGAGCCAACTGTGATAACAGTTGTAACACCCCCTCAGGTGGTAGGCTAGCTCTTTGAAAGTGCTTACATTTTGGTGTAATTACACATAAAATCCAAAGTTTTAATTGCTTAAGTAAGAATGTAGAGTGTCATTAAAAAGGCTAATAGGCCGTTTCAGTACCGAGCCAGAATCCGGTCAACCTGGGACTTTTCATCCTCAGAGTAACCAGGCCAGTCTCGCTGGACATCACGATATATAAAGTCCTTCAATGAGTATGTGTTGTCTTTGGGGTTCAGGTTGGCCACCTgtttcacaaacacagagaaacacagacagtttaaaaaaaagttatctaTGACAGCATGAAAAGTATACAATATGTACAGAAACTTCACATTTCCTGTGCTTGCCAAACATCTGTGCATGCAAATAGTGTTAAACGATTATGTGGTTTGTTTCTTGTCATGATGAATGAAGCCTTTGTTCTGTGAACTGGATTTCCTCAGGCAGATTTGTGTACCTCGACCTAATGTTTAAGAAAGGTAAGTTGGTCTTTGAAATGGGACACTTGAAGAAAACCTGTCTTGGTGTGAAATACCTGAAGATCAAAAAAAGTTATTACTGCTGGATTTTTCTGTATCTTGTTGGGTATTGTGAGTGTCAATCACTGGGTCATgtcaattttaaaaataaacacttaataGTACCTGTTGCAGGGTGGACCCCAGTGAGTTTCGGTCCTTCTGGTTGATACCGTCCCGCTGCAAACGGCCAAGCACTTCCAGCTTCTTGTAGGACTTCAACGCCAGAAGGTGGATGATGCGGTCTCGGAATGGCCGCTGCGACACAGGGTTATTTGAGAGGCACTTACGAATAGTGTTGGCTGGGTTGATGGGTGTGGAGCGCTTGCGCTCTGGGACCACCTCTGGGTTTGACAGTGCTGGCTTACGGATGTGGACTTGCTTTCCTAAAGACAGAAGTTAAACAGTGTTAAagcctcttctttcctttcagGGACCTTCATCAttggaaatgtttgtgttgttaaatactttcacaaaaacaaacctgCTGATCAATTCAGGTATCTTACTGAAGAAAGTCTCATATCTACAATCGCCGCCACCCATACgttgacagtaaaaaaacagGAGCTTAAGGACATGTGGAGTTTGATCCCATCACCTCTGTGGCACAAACCTCAAAGCAGAGAAAGTCCCAAAGTCCCGTGGCCACAAACACGGCATGCTTAAGAAGAAGCTAATAAGCCAGGACTGTTTCACTAAAAACCAGATCAAAGTGAGCGTTTCAGTGAAACATGGATAGAATATTTGACAGACTGAGTAAGTTGAAACAGTCGAGTCAAAACCAAGTTCTACTGGAGCTTTGGAACTGGATATAAAAGGGTACACAAAGTGAAATTCTAAGCAGTTCCTATCAGGTAAATGTGAATTCACACTATGTAATTTAAGGTGGTGGTACCTcaatcaacaatgaaaacacaagatgtggtttgatgatgtcataagGTGGTGTGTGATCATGAAAGttgcattttcattattaaacaTACAACCACCACCGCCAATGACAATCTACCTTATGTGACTAATCAGATATTACCTTCAGAGAAGAGTTAAGATTTAAAGGTTTTACACACGTTTTAATGAGGTAAGGAGGTCTGGTAGTGCTAATAGTAATACAACATACCATCAGGGAGTCAGTCACAAGGGGGAGAGACCAGCACTAAACTACGCTGTCTGCTGGACAATTCTCTGCATCAGCTGAGACTTGTTTGGAAAGCTGATTTAGAGTCGAGGTGATTAGAACCTCTCAGACACCTCTCGACTGTGTTGCTGAGCCATATGCGCAGTCATGGTGCTTGCACATTTTCCCTATAGCGGTTCATGTGCATTATGAAATTCTAAAGCTCTTTAGGAGATTGAGgttaaagagaggaagagaaaggaaaaactgCTCCCCTCCTTCTCTGTCAAAGAACAAGAGACTCAGAGAAATGGGAGGAGGTGTAAGCTTATGCTGCAGGTGAAAAGCTTATGTAATAAGAAATAATCAGTTGTACACTGAGAACTTTTGCAGAACAAGCATATAGTAGCAAGGACATCAAATTCCAAATGAAGAGGGTTGAACAGCTCTAATAAAAAGATACAGGCTACAGACAGAGATAAAAATACAAGTTACAGATGGTTACCTGAAATAAGCAACCTGTGAAAACAAGAAGCTAAAGGCTCCTTTTGCATTAGTAAATAGGGTGCtcactccaaaccagctgctaCAAGCCCCAGTCCCACCCCCTTTCTCGGCTGCTCGTCTCGTTTCCCAGTTTCTATCTGGGCCAGTATTATGCAAATGTATCCCCAAGGCCCAGAAATACAGGCCTGAGGAGGTTTTCACTCGTATAGAAAATCTATGGACTGAGCAAGACTTTTGATTCTGGTTTAACCAACAAAATCTTTGACAAGGGATTAGACCGCATGGACTGCTTATGACTAGATTAAAAGGCTACATTTGCCTTCTCTTGAGGATAAAAAGTGACCctccaaactaaaaaaaacatggctgtcTGAGCCCACAGTGCCCACTAGGAGTACAagtatgcatttttttttttaaagtgattaGACAAATTATGTACAGGGAGTATTtttgaagagaaaagagaatgCATTTTGGTGaagtttgagtgtttttttttattataattttataatttataataattatgTTGACAATATAAGATAACCTATTCAGGACATCTTTAAATGAGGATGATGGAGACACCTGTTAGCTGTCTCTACATCGACCAAGCTTGTTTTCTGCTTTCGTACATATCCAAATAAAGATACATTTCAGTTTCGTGTCCCTTACTTTCCTTATAGCTCTCATACATTCAATcatgagaacattttaaatgtcaagGTGTTGGCTACATAACTGTTGTTTAACATTaactgaaatttaaaaaatgtaaacactgaaaGATCTTTCAATGCTCACTCGCAGTACTGATACTAGAGACAAAAAGTGCATGCTTGCATATGAATGAACAAGATTTATGTTTTACTAGCCAGCAAAATTAAACAATTCTGCAGTGACAGTGCCTGACCAAATCAAACATACCACCACATGAGCAGGAACTTTTGTGGGACAGGATATAAGTCCCAGGAAGTCCAATTTTCTATCtattttttaatcagttaatcattCCGAGCAACTGTCATTAGGTTGAGGTTAGATAAGGGTTTATGTTAGTATCATAATAACCTTCTTGTTTAACTCACCAAACAATTTTATAATACATTTGGACTGCCACTGTtacaaaaactaaacaaaaaaaaacttggagCTGCAGTTGTCTACAAACCCAGCCAAAAGGGGAGAAACAAATAACTTGTAAA
It includes:
- the ell2 gene encoding RNA polymerase II elongation factor ELL2 isoform X2 — translated: MLQPQRDDGGGLVKMAALSEDGRYGLNCGQQSADRITVLHVKLTETALRAIEGHQKCMNVPSLRPTIQFKGLQGRIKIPKTDSSSDTFQNFDFYLSNVGKDNPQGSFECIHQYVSSSGASHLALLATVQDKVTVCATNDSYQVTRDRMTQAVEDTRERGTKVIKPGGQYRGKQVHIRKPALSNPEVVPERKRSTPINPANTIRKCLSNNPVSQRPFRDRIIHLLALKSYKKLEVLGRLQRDGINQKDRNSLGSTLQQVANLNPKDNTYSLKDFIYRDVQRDWPGYSEDEKSQVDRILARKLGLPTETLTSSSSPKDGVPMSPQRQPDFDFIDPLAPKKARISHLSNRGPVASSSSSSSDRREDEGSPSSKRSSLPSNVASGPPTHLPISSHPPAPSHQQPSPASNSNSPSTPEGCGTQDLPMDQSSSCRDPSPSPFASDRNPQDRYRHPVPVPIPRPAASPSPPPPPPPLLPPPPPPVTSLTVTSTVITSPSLSSSTNKKFKKKSKKHKDKDREREKGKRTESGSRSPPNIAEQAEETRRVKKRRGAEEDSREVIDKNPHKAKDSSDKEKPVQSTEFSSTIEMPDYVVKYIPLVSMDQRQGYKDDFNAEYDEYRLLHARVENITRRFTQLDAQCRKLAPGTKEHQKVQEEVLKEYKKMKQRSPNYHEEKQRCEYLHNKLAHIKRLIADFDQRRAQSWC
- the ell2 gene encoding RNA polymerase II elongation factor ELL2 isoform X1, with product MLQPQRDDGGGLVKMAALSEDGRYGLNCGQQSADRITVLHVKLTETALRAIEGHQKCMNVPSLRPTIQFKGLQGRIKIPKTDSSSDTFQNFDFYLSNVGKDNPQGSFECIHQYVSSSGASHLALLATVQDKVTVCATNDSYQVTRDRMTQAVEDTRERGTKVIKPGGQYRGKQVHIRKPALSNPEVVPERKRSTPINPANTIRKCLSNNPVSQRPFRDRIIHLLALKSYKKLEVLGRLQRDGINQKDRNSLGSTLQQVANLNPKDNTYSLKDFIYRDVQRDWPGYSEDEKSQVDRILARKLGLPTETLTSSSSPKDGVPMSPQKRQPDFDFIDPLAPKKARISHLSNRGPVASSSSSSSDRREDEGSPSSKRSSLPSNVASGPPTHLPISSHPPAPSHQQPSPASNSNSPSTPEGCGTQDLPMDQSSSCRDPSPSPFASDRNPQDRYRHPVPVPIPRPAASPSPPPPPPPLLPPPPPPVTSLTVTSTVITSPSLSSSTNKKFKKKSKKHKDKDREREKGKRTESGSRSPPNIAEQAEETRRVKKRRGAEEDSREVIDKNPHKAKDSSDKEKPVQSTEFSSTIEMPDYVVKYIPLVSMDQRQGYKDDFNAEYDEYRLLHARVENITRRFTQLDAQCRKLAPGTKEHQKVQEEVLKEYKKMKQRSPNYHEEKQRCEYLHNKLAHIKRLIADFDQRRAQSWC